Part of the Lampris incognitus isolate fLamInc1 chromosome 1, fLamInc1.hap2, whole genome shotgun sequence genome is shown below.
CATTCCGAAGGCTGGCTGTGTAAATGTGCGGCCCCAGTTGATTCAGGTTCCCAGCCAGACATAATTTCTTTTTCCTCTTGAGCAGACTGCCTTCGGGGTTATTGGTCCAGCTTTCTACCACTAGGCTCTCCTGcagtctcttacctcttctcatACTATTTCACCATAGATTTTCTTGCAAACTAGTCTAGCGTTCCCTGTAGGTTTACGCCCATGCAGGGGCTGTGCTAGATGGGAAGATCTATATCACCTGTGGGCGCCGGGGGATGACATACCTGAGAGAGACCTACTGTTTTGACCCTGCTGCCAACCAGTGGACACCGTGTGCCGAGGGTCCCGTGGAGCGGGCGTGGCATGGCATGGCTTCTGTTAATGGACACGTCTATGTCATTGGCGGAAGCAATGATGAGCTTCGATATCGTCACGATGTCCTAAAGGTATGATATCTTGATTTAGCATCCACTTTTTCTCCTTAGGTGGACAACATTTGGCCAATATGTAATGGAGATGTGCATTTCTCCCAACTTTTCAGGTGGCGTGCTTCAATCCTGCGCTTAACTCCTGGTCTCTGGTAACCCCTCTCCCCGCTGGACACGGAGAACCGGGCATGGCAGTGTTAGACAACTGCATCTACGTTCTGGGAGGGCGCTCTCATGATAAAGGCAACCGAATGAAATATGTCCACGTGTACAACACCGATACAGATGAGTGGGAGGTTGGGACAGCGTTTAAAGACCGCGTATCCGGCTTGGCGGCGTGCGTGGTACCTCTGCCTCTGTCGGTCATTTGCCAGGCCAAGAGCTGGACGCAGTACAACAAGGCCTCAGGGGACGAGGACGACATGGACAACTCCGAGTACGCCAGTGAGGACTGATCTCGCGTGTTCTCCGTTCGGAGGCAGCAGAAGTTGAACTGAACCCATGGAGACGGTCAAGCACTTTGTTCTCTAGCATGTACAAGATGTAGATGAACACCGGGGATGATCCCCTCAGCTTTTTATCACGGTGGGTTTGTCAGAATTGTTAACTTAAATGCATGTTGGCCACTTTGAGTGACTGAAGCAAAGTATTGATCAGGGCTTTTTAGACACTCATTGTTCACATAGGCTTGCATGTAAAATGCGTACTTGGCTTATAAGGTAATGATCCTTCATTTTGGTTGGTCACTGGAGATGCTCCTGCGTTGTCAAAGAAGGAACCTTTTGAATGTTGTAGACAAACAGCGAACATTACTGGCTATGCAGTATCGTGGTAAGTAGCCTTGGCTGACCATGGCTACCTTTTAAAACAAATTCACCTTTTGGAATACGACTCTTCGTAAAAAAAACTGGTCTAGGATTGGTCATTTTATAACCTGGCAGCCACGATCTGGAGGTTACGATCTACAAGGGCCGTCAAGGCATTCGGGAGCTCATTAACTGAATTGTCAAACTGTGAACCGCAATAATAATGTgttgactttttttgttttttataacaTTTTTGTTTCACAAGCCCTACCCGACAACCGCTCATTATTGCCAAACTGCAGGGGCAGTATTCAGTCACCCTGTAAAGATTTAATTATCATTTAGTCGTAATAAACATCAGCGTTGTGCCTTAGTTTATCGGTTGTGCTCTTGGTTtcttgtgatttttttgttgttgttttgatttgTTCGCGCTGCTTATATTAGCAAAATATATTGTCAGATCTTTTAAGATGATTTAAATGAAAGTGATAATTGTCAGTAACAGAAAGGTGAGGCGTGCAGCGGTGGTACGGGTTGCACAACTCGCCTCATATTATGTTGCCGTGTAAAAACCCAGTCCGGAAAGTACAaatcctaaccgtgtctttactccacccatgtactaaaccatcagattgcactgactagtttcccaaatcagctggtttaatacatggatggagtaaagacacggttagggtttttactttctggaccgggatTTTACACCGTGTAATGGTAAAATGCACTTTCAGAAAGGGgttttgttttcgtttgatgATGATGAGTGTGGTTACGTTTTAATCGCTTTAATTTCACTGATTGCTCTGATAAGAAGCCATTCATTATTGTAATCCAAAGAGTGTAGAGAAATTGTATGCTCAAAACGAGCCACGGGTCGAGACCCGTTTTTCTCGCCGCATGTTTGATGCAAACAAATGTGTTTTCAGACACCCATGCCATTTTACATTTTATGTGTCTGTTGAGAAATGACTGAAGGATGATTTAATGAGATTTTAAAATGTACCATTTCATATGATGAAAATTGATATGGCCCCAGGTGGAGAAAAAAACCTGTGAGAAATCAGTGTCGCACATGGTCAAATTGCGCAAGTAATATTTATGTTGCCTATTCACGGGTGTAATTTTGGCTCTAATAAAATCAGAAATATATATTGCATTCTTCACATGGATGTGTGGTTTGTATGCTCAGGTGCGTCATTTAATTCCTAATCCTGGTGGTCTTAGGTTTCAGGAGCGCGGTATGGAGAGTCTGGTTGTTAAGTTATCTTCCGTACCGAGCTGTGATTGAAATGGAAGCAGGTCGTGGTGATTCTGGCCTTGTGCCCCCTTTAACCCGCCCAGTCTCTTCTAGTTCCTCTCCATTTGGCTCCGTAGTCCACTGACTTTATGAAGCTTGACTGCTGCTTTCCTCTCAGAGGCTGTTTCATCTGCATCTGtctctcccccaccaccaccagcagccctaggagaatacccccccacccccacctatcTCATTTTCACACTGTTGTGCCAACCCCCACCATGTTGTCTGGTGGGATCCACTACTGAGGACTGGCACTGGTGGCCTTGTTGAACAGTCTGCTATGTTTATGTTTATGCATCTGCGAGGGGTAGTCCATCCGTTCTGAAGCTATTGCCACCCGGAGGGTAGTAAAGACACATGTCACGCACTTAGCCACATCAGTGGCCCTTACAGACATCTGAGTGCAGGTCGATCCAGTGCTCTTCGCTGGTCCATTATCGGAGCAATTAAAAGGCCTAAACAAGCCATTATGTTGTGCCAAACAGCCAATTCCCCGTGGACTCGTGGATGTGGGTGTCTGGGTCGGGTGGGGTTGGGTTGGGGGGTTCACACAGCATATGCTCTCTTCCCCCTTTCATTCTCGGTGTTTTGGTCTCCTGTGTAGGGGCCGCAGCCAGCCGGTCTGTGTAATAAGTCTGCAGAGTAACAACGAATGAGGAAGACTCGGGCGGAGGCCATGCTCGAAGATCCTCTCCTCTTTTCCATGTGATGTCTTCTCCCTGCACACACGGAACGTGAGCCGGACCCTGTCCCCCCTCTGCTTCCAGCACAGAGGACCCTTTCAGCACACAGATTAGATTACGTTTCAGGCATTCAGCCAACCCTTTAATCCTGGGCATCCCGTGATGGGGGCCGTAATAACCAGACCTCGTAGGTTTCTTTGGTGCATGCACAAATAACATCACTGTAGCAGTGGCGAGGAATGTTTCCCATAATGCCATTTTGAATTTAAACTTAAGACTTTTCAGGTTCTCGCACACTTGGCTAGTATTTAACTCCGTCTTGGAGGGTGAGGATGCTTTGCAGAACCATCTTGGAGGGTGAGGATGCTTTGCAGAACTTAATTTTATCTGATCCTTAAATTGCATGTTACGGGTCTGTCTTTGTGGTGTTTTAGCATAGGTAACATTATACacgttttattttttaaaactctTGTTTACCAAGTCTCTTTTTTTAACCAGAGGTCACTTGTCCCGACAAAACCAAACCTCGTCTTCAGTGGCGGTAACTAAACCCTTAATTAAGCTACACCAGTAGATGTTCCACCCCGCCATTCTGAACCAAGAGGAGTCTAATTCCCCCATTAACTTTTAAGTGCGCTCGTCTTAACCCGGACGGCATGCGCCGAGCTCTCGGTTTCTTCAAATCTGGACTTCCTCGCATCTACCTTCCTACCCATTCTCGGAGAAAAAAATGACCAGGGTGACGATGCGTAGGAGACTATGCAGAGATCTCCGTACTCGTGTAAATAAATGGCCTGCTGGGGCGCTCGGAGGCGGCGGTTTCAAGAAGCCGGGTTGATAATGAATTGGGCCGAATAAACCCTTGCACCACGGCGGAGTGGGATCCTGGAGGGCAACGACACCCCCACCCCGCCTTTACAGCAGTCATTAGCGGCTTATATCCACCCCGAGTGGGGACGGCGAGCACGGCCCTGTGTTTTCCAACTGTGAACGAGGGCCAACCGCCTCCCATTTTCATGCTGTTTAGGACTCATTGACATGGAGAACGACAGCCATGCAGGGTTTTACGGTGCTGGTGGGTAAACCTCAGCAGGTGAGGCCCTTTCCCCCCAACCGGAGTCACAATAACGCGGGGTCTTTAATGCATGCTGGGCCAGTGGAAACAACAGCGTGGCCTTCATTAGTTCAACAAAGAGAAaatgcaaacaaacctgaccacaGGAAGACTTAGCCTCGGAGATTTCCTACCGGGCCTCGGGCATTCAGATGCATAGTGTAGCGCGGGCTCGCTTGCGTCTTTGGGCACATAACAATCAGCACGACAATCCTATCTTCTCCTAAGATACATCCAGGAATGTGAGATCTACAAATCTATAATAACAATAGCCAAGCGTTTAGAAGAAGGAATTACAATCACAAAAGCAGAAAGTGGGAACCGCGGTCGCTTCCAAGGCTTTATTTTCAGATCACAGCACAGTTTCAAGACAGAAATCAATTGCACACAGATTTtgactctttcttttttttttttattttacaaaaATAATATTTAAACTTAAGACGAGCTTCGGTTTGAACACAGAATAAATAAACAATCCAACATTAAGACGACCGTCGAGCATGGCGTGCAGCGGTTTGGCTGCTGCCGGGGCTGGATACTAAAATGTGCTGTATTAGTAGTCAGTGCCGCCAGTCCGAATATAAGTCGCTAACaagttgcttctttttttttttttttctttttttttttttactcattattATCTCCGGCTCAAGCCCGTGATCCTCGGCCTTGTCTGGGCACGTGTTCTCAAAGCCGTGAGCCCCGGGGCCAGCGTCGTGGCAAAGATGGCGTAGCAGCAGCCGCGTGAGGAAATGGTTTCTCCTCAGCTGACCCTTTGTTCACCAGCAGGAGTAGGAGAAGAGCGGGTACTGGCTCCACTCAGCCACGTTGCCGTGGTGGTAGCCGTGGTGCATTGCTTGCGTGGTGTAGTCACTGGTCaggtggtgaggaggaggagggggaggaggaggagggggaggaggatacTGAGCGGGGCTGGGGCCGCTCCACTGGCCCAGAGGCTGCTCAGCGCTGTAGGGGCTGTAGATGTGATGGCCAAGGACCCCCGGCTTGCTGGCCTGGGCCATGGTCATGTTGAGCACCCCGGTGTAGTCCTGGTGGCCCGGAAGCGGCTGGGGGCCACAGGGAGGAGGCCCGGTGTCCTGCGTGCGGGACTTGGACGACTCGTGATCCGGGACAGTGGCGACATCCGGGACCCTCGACTCAAAGCTGGTGCGTCCCGATCCTCCGTTACCGCTCCCTACGCTGGAGGAAGGAGACGGCGACTTCCCATATTCGTGGAACCTGCAGAAATGAAAGCGAACATTGGCGGCGTTTTACGAGTAGCACGACGCGACACGGTTACACCTGGGGTTGCGTTTGGGTATTTGTAAAACTGTGGTGATTTCTACCTGTAAGGTTGGTATGAAGCCGGGGCTGGAACAAGCTGCTCTGTGTTGTATATGTCCCTGTTCTCTGCCCCGGCGGGCGATTCGGTCCGGCCTCCGTGCTCTCTCTCTGCAGCCCAGGGGGAGTAGCGCTCCTCCTTGACTCCGTCAACCTCTTTCCTTTTCGGAAGGTCTCTTTCCTCCCCTTCGTATCCCTCGTACGATGTCCGACAGAAGTCTATGAACCGCAACCAGTCATGAAACTCGCTTACGCAACACAACAATATGAAAAGGAAAGTAAGGGACATTGTACAAGTCGGTACCTGGGGGACTGTCCTCCTCAGACTCTCTGTTTAGGATTCCTGTCGTTCTGGCTCTCTTGTCTTGGCTGGCTGGGTTCTTGTTTGCACGCCTAACCGGTAACCAGAGAAAGCGGGTTAATTCATGCAACACCGAAGTTACCGCTGACGCTATCGTCTGAGCAGCGGGACACAATAAGGACACATTTCAATGTGGAAAGCTCTGCTGCCACGTCCACCTTTTTGTATTGGTCCCCTCATCGCGGAAACCTTTCGCAAACGGGTTGTGGTCGATCTTCAGCTTCGTTATCTGTGGAAACGGTGGTTAGTGTGAGACTTTTGTTTCGTAGGGAAAAATGCGGATTTGTCGGCAGCTGCTGTAAGACTGGCGGGCGGTGGAAAGGACACAGACCTTGGTGTTCTGGTAGGCTGTGACCGCTGTGAAGGAGGTCTCGGGGAAGGTGAAGGTTTGGAAGACGCTCCAGCGAACGCTGAACAGATCATCCGCCTGGATGATGTGGAAGCGTGGATGGTAGCGGTGCATGGAGTGCAAAATGATCTGCAAGAGAGGGAGacgtatttttgttgttgttgctgtgtgATTGGAAAACAAGCTCATTGCAAGCTCCATTTCAAAACACCGTGCAATAAATGAAAGCAACAGCGTGTAAAATTGCAGTTATTTTGTCAGCCGAGCATTTAAgtcctttctttttttgtcatttaCTCCTTACTCGCTTCAATCTGCTCTGGCTCGTCagactttcttttttctctccaatggcTAGCTTATCAGTTGGAAATGAGGAGCCATTGTTGACCCCTGAGGTGAATCTTACATGGCCATGCTGGTCTAGGGTATTGTTGGTGAGCTTGAGCTTCAGGAAGGAGACGGACTGCTTCATCCAGTGGCTCCCTGGGGCTG
Proteins encoded:
- the tbx16 gene encoding T-box transcription factor 16 encodes the protein MQSIRDLKPNFSGPPPSSMTGGPDAYLQGSIRMTLEDPDLWKAFHEIGTEMIITKPGRRMFPHCKINLSGLVPCAKYILLVDMVPEDGFRYKWNKEKWEVAGKAEPQPPCRTYLHPDSPAPGSHWMKQSVSFLKLKLTNNTLDQHGHIILHSMHRYHPRFHIIQADDLFSVRWSVFQTFTFPETSFTAVTAYQNTKITKLKIDHNPFAKGFRDEGTNTKRRANKNPASQDKRARTTGILNRESEEDSPPDFCRTSYEGYEGEERDLPKRKEVDGVKEERYSPWAAEREHGGRTESPAGAENRDIYNTEQLVPAPASYQPYRFHEYGKSPSPSSSVGSGNGGSGRTSFESRVPDVATVPDHESSKSRTQDTGPPPCGPQPLPGHQDYTGVLNMTMAQASKPGVLGHHIYSPYSAEQPLGQWSGPSPAQYPPPPPPPPPPPPHHLTSDYTTQAMHHGYHHGNVAEWSQYPLFSYSCW